The following coding sequences are from one Triticum aestivum cultivar Chinese Spring chromosome 5A, IWGSC CS RefSeq v2.1, whole genome shotgun sequence window:
- the LOC123102492 gene encoding uncharacterized protein isoform X1 — MSTSAKSSSSALRKIAEHSDGRTYLGQSASASEDYSSRNSCRIVLLAPSVGGEHVLRKRLQKDFSASTMGPCMWDDEGNQSRFSKTHKLMEVCKIYIQAVDGLEVLQRLKVWRTYN, encoded by the exons ATGAGCACATCTGCCAAATCTTCTTCCTCTGCTTTGAGGAAAATAGCAGAGCACTCTGATGGAAGAACGTATCTGGGACAGTCAGCCTCAGCCAGTGAAGACTATAGCTCTAGGAATAGTTGCCGCATTGTTTTACTG GCACCTAGTGTAGGTGGAGAACATGTTCTAAGAAAG CGGCTCCAAAAAGATTTTTCCGCTTCTACTATGGGACCTTGCATGTGGGATGATGAGGGCAATCAAAGCAG GTTttcaaagacacacaagttgatggaGGTTTGCAAGATCTACATACAAGCGGTTGACGGTTTGGAAGTTCTACAGCGGCTGAAGGTTTGGAGGACATACAATTAA
- the LOC123102492 gene encoding uncharacterized protein isoform X2 — MSTSAKSSSSALRKIAEHSDGRTYLGQSASASEDYSSRNSCRIVLLRLQKDFSASTMGPCMWDDEGNQSRFSKTHKLMEVCKIYIQAVDGLEVLQRLKVWRTYN, encoded by the exons ATGAGCACATCTGCCAAATCTTCTTCCTCTGCTTTGAGGAAAATAGCAGAGCACTCTGATGGAAGAACGTATCTGGGACAGTCAGCCTCAGCCAGTGAAGACTATAGCTCTAGGAATAGTTGCCGCATTGTTTTACTG CGGCTCCAAAAAGATTTTTCCGCTTCTACTATGGGACCTTGCATGTGGGATGATGAGGGCAATCAAAGCAG GTTttcaaagacacacaagttgatggaGGTTTGCAAGATCTACATACAAGCGGTTGACGGTTTGGAAGTTCTACAGCGGCTGAAGGTTTGGAGGACATACAATTAA